The following is a genomic window from Chania multitudinisentens RB-25.
CGGGTTCGATAGCAATATCGGCCAACTGACTCATTTCACTGTTTTGGTTACAGGTGAGTGCGATCACCGTTGCTCCTTGAGCACGGGCATAGCGCATGGCACCCATGACATAAGGCGTGCGTCCGCTGGCTGCGATGCCGACGAGAACATCATTGGCATTAAAATTCAGGTCACGCAGATCTTGTTCCCCTTGGGCACTATTATCTTCGGCGTTTTCCACTGCCTGTAAAATAGCCGTATGTCCCCCAGCAATCAGGCCGATCACCTGTTCGCGTGGTGTACCATAGGTTGGTGGGCATTCGCTAGCATCCAGAATGCCCAAACGCCCGGAGGTGCCAGCTCCGCAGTAAATCAAACGGCCTTCGTGAGTGAAGGCTGCGCTAATGGCATCCACAGCCTCTGCTACCTGTGGTAACACACGCTCTACCGCAAAAGCGACTTTTTTATCTTCGGCATTAATAACCTTAAGCATCTCTAGAGTGGATAAGGTATCAATATTTTCACTGTCTGGGTTACGGCTCTCGGTAACTAGAGTTGATAAATCAATTTTCATTGTAATCTCAGGGGGGTTGGTATTTTGGAATAATTAATTCCATTTATAATTAAATCAACAAATATTTTATTAATTTGAAGGGTTATGTGACCGTTGTCAACTTACCATAACCCCCTCTTGTTGATATCCATGTTGTTTTAGGTACTGGCAGCGTAAGATAGCTGGGGTAAAATCCGCTTTTTTCGTTGACAACGTGAGTTACCACAGCGATGAGATACACGCAAAAAATAGTTCATAACAAAGAGTCATTCACTTCCGGAGAGCGTAAGATCGCGGATTATGTGTTGGCAAACCCCGATAAGCTAAAACAGCTTTCCTCACAGGGGCTGGCGATGATTTTGGGGGTTAGCCAATCCAGCGTTATTAAATTTTCTCAGAAGCTGGGGATGAAAGGTTTTACCCACTTAAAAATGGCTCTCATTGAGGAGTGGGGGCAGCAGGTGTCTGAACAACGACTACAGAGCTCGCATATTCATAATGGCATTAACAGTGATGACAGTTTGCCGGATATCGCCGAGAAATTATTTCTGGAAAAACAGCAAGCGTTGCGAGATACAACTGATAGCCTGGACTTTGCTCAACTACAGCATGTTGTGTCGCATATTCAGGCGGCCAAACGCGTTCAAATTATCGGTGTGGGTGGTTCATCGCTCATTGCCAAAGATCTTGCTTATAAGCTGATGAAAATTGGTTATTCGGTAATGAATGAGTTAGATAGCCACGTCCAAATCACGGTTGCCCAATCTCTGAACCCAGCTGATGTACAGATTATTATTTCATTTTCCGGTAAGCGCCGGGAGATTTTAATTGCTGCTGAAGTTGCCAAAAAAAGGGGAGCCACGCTGGTTGCTATTACTTCTTTGCAACATAATCCGTTGAGAGAAATTGCGGACTATACGCTGGATACCATTGCTGATGAAACCCGCTGGCGCAGTTCCTCTATTGCTGCCAGAACGGCACAGCACACTATCATTGATTTGTTGTTTGTCAGTCTTATACAGCAGAATAGCGAAGAGAGCCGTCATTTTATTCAGCAAAGCCAGACATTGGTTGAGCAGTTGAGTAACAAATAGTGGCTCGTGGATGCACATAATGCGGTTTTGCATTATGTGCCCCTCCTATTCACTTCGGGCACAATTTATTAAGGGTGAAGCTTGCCTGAATTAATGAGTGTCGCCCATAGTTATCATTATCCAAACCATAATATCTTTCTATTTTCAAAATGATAACCAAACGTAGGTAAACACCTTCCCTCAACTGGGGCGAAGGGTTTGCTGTCAAATTCATCTCTAAAATTATCTTCGGTTTCGCTACCAATCTGAATTGAGGTTATACGATCTCCTGGCTTTACAACAAAAAGCCCGACGTATTGCGGGCTTCAATGATTATTTGCGGCTTCTTGATTCTTCCTGAATATTTACTTGGTGAGTATCGGCGTCAAAGCCTTTTATTGACTGGATTTCTTATAATGCGTTGATTTTCCGGCATGGTACCACCGAGCTCCTGGATGGTTTGTCGCACCTTTCTGCCAACATCAAAATGAGTCTGATTTGCCTGTTGTTTTGATTTCACCTGATCTCGGCGCAATTTTTCCTCGGCCTGTGTTGCTCGGAATAGGTTGGCAGCAAGTTCAGTAGAGCCCATATGATCGAGTATTTTTTGACTCTTTTTTAGCCCCTTGCGCTGGTGGATAGCCTTTTGATCCAACCCACCGTATAGGCCTTGATAGCCATGGTTCTGAAATATGGCAAAATCCAACGTTGTCTCTACCCCTGCTTGTTGTGCGACCTCAACCAGTTGTTTGTTGTGCTCTTTTAATTCATTGCGCAGGAACAGCCGTTTTTCATCTTCGCGAAGGCATTTGAATGTTTCGTCATCAGCAAGTTCTTGCCTACGGGTTTGCATTGCAAAGTAGGTTTGCCCGGCCGCAATCACAGTCTTGCTTGGATCACCATTCTGCACGACAAGATAGCAAGCATATCTGGAGAGCTTAACGTCTTTAAGCTCTCTTAACGCGCCTGAGCCAATTTTGACCATTGCGAGGACATCCTCGAAATGGTCTTCGACATAATGACCACTGTTTAAACAAGCCTCTTTTGCGCGTTCTAACACTGGAGCAAAGTGTCGGTATTCCGAGTAATCCAGAATCTTAGATAGATCACGGGCAGACCAAAATTCAATGCCATTGTCATCTTGCTGTCTGAATTGCTCAAATGGTTGGTGATGTTCGTTCATAACGCATCCTTTCGGCCGTGTAATGGGATGTACATCTACTCAATGCAAGGAAGGGCATTAAAGCGCATGCAACAGCATAAAGAGTGCTGATTAAGTGCTCAATAGTATCGAACGGTTTATGTCTCAGCTGTTCAAGGGTAAACCTGCCTAACGGCCATCACCCACGCGCTGTTATCTGGTACCTGTTGTGATAACCAGCAGCGCCGGTGACAGTTAACCTCTCCCCGCGGGTGGATCACCAGCAGTTCAAAATCGATTACCTGTCTAAAGCAATAAGCCTTATCTTGTCAGGCTCATTGCATAGTGGTAATGGTGAGCCAGAGGAACATAACCTGAGATGTTGAGGCGATTAGTGAGTAAAGTTGTAGCAATAAAAAAGGTATTTGAGAAATTTATAGGGGCTACATTGATTGGTTACTCTACCGCAGAAATTTTCTCTGATCAGTGGGAACCATGGAATGATTTACCTATCAGGCTGAATTTTAATAACGGTCAACTAATCTCCGTTGCTTGGTCAAGATTCGATGATTTATGGCTTTCAAATGACCAATCATTACCTTTCGATATCTATGATAGTAAGGTTCGCTGGGTTGAAAATGCGTTTGAGGATGTTAACAGGTTAATTGGCGGGGTTATCTTATCTGTTTCTCTTGGGTCAGGTTACCTGGAGCTAGAAGGCCAAGAAATCACCTTGGACACACGCCTTATAATTGAAACCGATCAAGGGATGATGGATATCTTCAATGCGCTTGATGAAAATGGATATGCTTATCTCCCCACTCGCCCCCAAAATCTCACGGTGTGCATACCGTAACGACTTCGGCTATACGTTTGCCACGTTTGGGAAGCAAGGCAAGGGAATATTATTCCTCTTGCCAGCAGAATTAATCGCAATAGCAGGCTTGGCAAGTGACAGCTCCGCATAGGAGCCGATAACCATTGCGCGAGCCTTTCCAGCGAATTTATACCGGAAGCGCCAGAAGGGGGGATGTGTAGTTTTCAGGGAAGCACAGATACAACCCACCACCGTCAGCGCGGCCTGCAAAACGTTCACCGGCCTTTATCCAGGCGCGGATCTGCATATCTGTTAGCTTTGGCATCGTGTATACCTGAATATTGAATAGGGCGTGTACATAAAGCCATTCCTAAAAATGTCACTATGTACATGGTAATGATGCGCTTTCTTGTTTCTTTATGCTAGCTCATGACAACAAAAAAGCCCGCTGTTATGCGGGCC
Proteins encoded in this region:
- a CDS encoding SIS domain-containing protein, with the translated sequence MRYTQKIVHNKESFTSGERKIADYVLANPDKLKQLSSQGLAMILGVSQSSVIKFSQKLGMKGFTHLKMALIEEWGQQVSEQRLQSSHIHNGINSDDSLPDIAEKLFLEKQQALRDTTDSLDFAQLQHVVSHIQAAKRVQIIGVGGSSLIAKDLAYKLMKIGYSVMNELDSHVQITVAQSLNPADVQIIISFSGKRREILIAAEVAKKRGATLVAITSLQHNPLREIADYTLDTIADETRWRSSSIAARTAQHTIIDLLFVSLIQQNSEESRHFIQQSQTLVEQLSNK
- the murQ gene encoding N-acetylmuramic acid 6-phosphate etherase, with protein sequence MKIDLSTLVTESRNPDSENIDTLSTLEMLKVINAEDKKVAFAVERVLPQVAEAVDAISAAFTHEGRLIYCGAGTSGRLGILDASECPPTYGTPREQVIGLIAGGHTAILQAVENAEDNSAQGEQDLRDLNFNANDVLVGIAASGRTPYVMGAMRYARAQGATVIALTCNQNSEMSQLADIAIEPVVGGEVVTGSSRMKAATAQKLVLNMLSTGAMIRIGKVYGNLMVDVEATNAKLAQRQINIVMQATTCNHQRASEALNACGHHCKTAIVMVLANLSATEASAILKHNNGFIRAVLSGTGRQSDGEN